The Phragmites australis chromosome 15, lpPhrAust1.1, whole genome shotgun sequence genome window below encodes:
- the LOC133893193 gene encoding vacuolar protein sorting-associated protein 24 homolog 1-like produces the protein MEKVKGLLKPRPTPQQQLREWQRRLRNECRVLDRQIRDVQREEKNVEKAIREAAKRNDMGSAKALAKELVRSRRAVNRLYENKAQLNSVSMHLGEIVATARTVGHLSKSAEVMKVINNLMKAPELSATMQEFSKEMTKAGVMEEMVNDAVDSALDSEDMEEEIEEEVDKVLASVAGETASQLPDAARTQRIHQTSTSRVPEERQAVAEGADDDEEDLEEIRARLAKVRS, from the exons ATGGAGAAGGTGAAGGGCCTGCTGAAGCCGCGGCCaacgccgcagcagcagctgcgcGAGTGGCAGCGCCGCCTCCGCAACGAGTGCCGCGTGCTCGACCGCCAGATCCGAG ACGTgcagagggaggagaagaacgTGGAGAAAGCCATCAGGGAGGCTGCTAAGCGCAATGACATGGGATCCGCAAAG GCGCTTGCTAAGGAACTTGTAAGATCAAGACGTGCTGTTAACCGTCTTTACGAAAACAAGGCTCAACTAAATTCAGTATCGATGCACCTTGGAGAAATTGTTG CAACTGCAAGAACAGTGGGTCATCTGTCCAAAAGTGCTGAAGTGATGAAAGTTATTAATAATCTAATGAAAGCTCCAGAATTGTCTGCCACAATGCAAGAATTTAGCAAAGAAATGACAAAG GCGGGTGTGATGGAAGAGATGGTGAATGATGCAGTTGATTCAGCTTTAGACTCTGAGGACATGGAGGAGGAAATTGAAGAGGAGGTTGACAAGGTTCTTGCTTCAGTAGCAGGGGAGACTGCCTCCCAGCTACCAGATGCTGCCAGGACCCAGAGGATACATCAAACATCAACAAGCAGGGTTCCAGAAGAG CGACAAGCTGTTGCAGAGGGTGCTGATGACGACGAGGAAGACCTAGAAGAGATCAGGGCACGGCTTGCTAAAGTGAGGTCATAA
- the LOC133892135 gene encoding uncharacterized protein LOC133892135, with product MVQAAGGHGKVMANYFPTALTGSAWSWLMNLPRGSVHSWEDLCDQFVANFQGTYTRSWVEDDLYQVRQQQDESLRDYIRCFTERRNTIPRITGESMVIEFKRGVKDQKMVEKLATRVIRNTTELFELVNK from the coding sequence atggtgcaggccgcCGGAGGACAcgggaaggtcatggccaactacttccctactgcCCTGACCGGTTCTGCCTGgtcttggttgatgaatctcCCTCGCGGGTCGGTTCACTCTTGGGAGGACCTATGCGACCAGTTCgttgccaacttccagggaaccTACACCCGATCATGGGTCGAGGACGACCTGTATCAGGTCCGACAGCAACAAGACGAGTCATTACGAGACTACATTCGATGCTTCACTGAGCGCCGGAACACCATTCCGAGGATCACAGGAGAATCCATGGTCATAGAGTTCAAGaggggggtcaaggaccagaaaatggtcgagaagctggccacccggGTAATCCGAAacaccaccgagctcttcgagctcgtgAACAAATGA